In Anopheles bellator chromosome 2, idAnoBellAS_SP24_06.2, whole genome shotgun sequence, the genomic stretch ATGCACGTCCCGAGTTCGGAGTGCATCGTAGCAACCGACGGAAGGCACTGCAATTCACGCACCATTAGAGGCAGTGGAGGACATCCTTTTTTCCGATGACCCGACCGAATAAGAGTGGTGAGAGTCATTTGACAGAAAGTTTGACGAATGTTTTGGCCGATTAGTTAGCGAAGATCCTGAGGAGTGTGGCACGCAGTATAATTGGAAGTAACGGAACCTGACGTTTCCCCCAATTGGTCGTCCGTTTGTCATGCTAAAGTTGAAACCACAGCCTGCTTGAGTAAATGACGTTTAACGTTTGAGTTCTCTGTGATTGAATTTGGCCCTTTTTAACCATATTCTTGGCATAGGAAAACTCCAGtgcaaattgtttaaattgaaaaaaaagggTCCGCTTGACAGTCTGCACACACTTTTCCGCCATTTTCTTGCAGCGCTTATCGGCTCCGTCACCAGAGCATGCAGCCTGCATCCTTCAGATGTGCTCCAAATAGGCATGAGCCGGGAAAAATGGATGGCTCTCGAGTCGGGCTCTCGCCGGGTGAGGGTCCGTGAAACGGCGCTTTGATCAGTTTTGCGGCCCTCGTCCTGGACACCATGGACCTCATGCGCCCGGGATCAAACGGCAAGCATCATCCATCGGATCGATTTCCACTtcaatcgatcaatcatcATGATCCGGAGTGGAAAAGCGCGCACACGGAGCAGAGCACCGGAAAAGACCAACCTCGCGGGCGGATCGAGTGCAACTCGAGGCATAATAAGGAGCCCAGAAGATGTAACGATGATTTtcccggccccccccccggccgtCGGTTGTGCACTTTTTGCCCAATGGACggagtggccgccgccggatcgTGATACTCATTCGATTAACATTCACGATGTCtgcccggcacccggcactcGCCGGCACTGCCGTTCGTCCGGAAGTGATACGAGCGAGCGCGGGGAGCGAACTCAAAGCGAATGGTATCCTTTCTGCAGGATAAAGATACGGGATGATGGGATTTTCTTGGGCGAAACAACAGTGGGCAgaagcagcaggcagcagggAAAGAACAGGGGGGGATTCATTCGAGAGAGATGCTGATGCACCGGAATGATTGGTCAGATTTCAGAACTTTTCACACCAACTGCGCCAACTGGAAATCTCATCCTtcagcggacggacggacggacggtcgggGTGGTTCTTGACAGCGGAAATCTCTCGGGCAGGCGGAAGGATCCCGGAGCGCCAGTGCGCTGTCGTttagcgaaacaaagtttcgtcggtcggtcggtcttcATCCTGGCCGCTGTCGGTGCTGCAGAATATTTATTCTTTTCCCTTTGCACACACAATCATCATCCAGGCGCATCGGGACCGGCACAACCAGAACGCTCTCGGTGCTCTGGCGCCGCAGAAGACCGACACCGTGTGGGGATCGCATCCTCCGTCGAGTAGTGTCGACGACGTCCTCGTCGAAGCCCGGCGTTATCAGCAGCGATGCAAGTTCTTCCCGACGCTCGGATTCTCGTCGTTCGTCGCCTTGACGCTTCATAaagttcatcatcatttccCCATCTATTCCCAGCCACCCGATTTCCCGATGCACCCGGATCgcacccggtcccggtaaGGAGTTTTGCCCGAGCGACTTCCTTCTCGGTATCTTCGGCAACTCGATTCCCGAGGGCGCGCCGAATGTACGTGTGCGGCGCATGGTGTGCCGCACAAGGACGACCGCTTCCGGGAGACAACcaacccccccacccaccccccaccgggggtggGTGTCGGTTTCGAAGAGATACAGTCCTCTCTGCATCCCGGGTGATACCGCGGGGTCCGGGCAAACAGTGCCACTGGAAACCACAGCAACTTCCCTCGCATAATCTTGTGGCGCTGgcggactggctggctggctggtgttgGGTGGCCTGCCCTACGTCTTGCCTACGTCTTGCCCTACTGCCGTACGTagaaaaatggtggcctgcCCTACGTCTTGTTGCGGGCGGACATTCTTTGTGCTCGCGACGACTCCTGGGGGCCTCGCGGAAGGATGTGCAGCGAGCTGataccgagccgagccgggttCCACAAAGACGCTAGACGAACGTACAGCGTACAATCCGAACGCCGGAGATGacattaaatattatttataaaatttcGTATCACACACAATTTATAACAAAACTGCATCGGGCAGAAGATTTGTTCGACTGCGAAGCCGATAAGGCCAAGGCGACCGGGGCCAAGTCGGTGCTAGGAGGCTCCTTGTAAAATGCGGCTGCGTCATCGGGCCTTTGCAGCTTTCCTTCCTTTCCTTCGGGAAGCAGCATGTTTAGCGCAAATAGTTGCATGTTTTTCCCGAAACACAATTCCACGGTGTGACCTTCGGCAGAAAAACGACGGACGACACCTAATCCGGCACGGAGCGGCGCGATAGCTTTCTCAAGACCTCAATCCTCACGAGTCCTGCTGGATGTCAGCGTCGTCGCCCCGATAACCGACGACACTTTATTTCCGCTGTAGTAATAATATTCGGAAAGATTTTGTCCCGGTCCACCCGGAGAACCATCGGAGGACCTGGTGCgacagttttccatttccggcggTGCGCTATTTCCTTTCCGCAGAAAagagctccggctccggcttcggttcgattcCGTCGATCGGTCTCCGACGGTGCGACGGTTCCGAGCTTTCCGAGGGAGCATTAGCAAGCCGTTATCGTAAAGAATGTGCTTTCGGcaggtgccggtgccgggtgcgaTGTGGGATGAAATTGTCCGAAACGGAGCCGGATGATAGTTTTGCATAGTGATGAAGACGTTCGTACGTTTCAATTTGTGCAATctctcggaactcggaaaATGCATGCTTGTTGGCCGTAGATCTCGCAAAGGGGGCTCCGGTATCCGGgacatttttcgtttcttattTTGATCGTGCAACACGGGAGCGATTGAGAACAGCTCGGGTGTTGAGAACTGCACTTAACCTAATATTTATTTCACGATTCGGATATTATTACTCGCTTACCGTACACGGCACCCAAACGGCACTGAGACACTTACCTAAAACGATAAAGAAAACGTAACAATCTATTAAAAACTGGCCTTTCAACAACTCGTACCAatatccggtccggtggctaGGAGAAGAGTTTTCGAATTTATGCACGGtcacacccggccccggtggccggggaCGGCCCCGTTtcggaaaggaagcaaaacgatATCGATGATGTGCCATTTCGTGTGCCCAGCGCCGACTTCGGAAGGTCCTTTCGGAAATCggcaataaatttcaccaatccgctccgccgccgccgtcgacgacgacgacgtcggagCATCGGCTGGAGCTGGAGATCTATCACCCGAATCCTTTCCCGAGTCCCGCGGGCTAATgttaatatttatttccaGCACccgagaccaccaccacccggccaccgggccaccgatggccattTCCGGTCAAGATCCTGGGATTCGATGAATTTTATTTACGACActcgagaaagaaaaaacgacgACGCGGACAGCGACAACTTTCCATACGGCGAGCGCGCGATGGTGCTTTATTTAGGttggtttattttgtttactcGATCGGAGTGTAGTTCCTTTGGTTGGCTCCGGTTGGGTCATGAGGGGCTTCAACAACAGCAGGGTGCGGTTTAAAGCGGGTAAAAGCGTGGTCTTAAAGTCGTAACAATCGTCCAGGATGTGCGATGCCAGCGAGCACTCGTCGTGTCCTTCGCGCCGCAGACGAGTGGCGCAAACGTCCCGTTCCAGGTCGTCCCACTTTCCGTTGAATTCCCGCGCAAACTGGAGCTGGTAGCGCTCCGAGTGGACCCCGTACTGATCCGTGTAGAGGCCGGAGCGGATCACGATACAGCGCAGCAGACACCGGGATCGTTCCGAGCCCTTGAAGCCTTCCACGCCACAGGACTGACTGAACTCGGCCAGAGGAATCTCCAGCGTGTCGAGACAGAAGTGGACACTCTCGGTCAACCGCTCGTCGCCCAGTGGCACCACCTTCGGGCAGTTCAGCAACTCTCCGTACTGCTCCAGATAGCACTGGAACACTTCGAACGCCTTGCCGCACAGGGAGCTGTTGGCGGTCACTCGGTGCTTGAGGCAGGCCTTCGTCCGACTTGCGTAGTGCTCGTCTCCGTCGTCCGAGAAGAAGTACTGGGCGATGACGTGCTCGTTCAGGACCCCACTGCCGCTCCACCAGTCCAGGTTCAGTCCGACGCACCGGATCATGCACTCAGTTTTGGCGTCGTTCGCATAGTTCCTCCCCAGATACTCGTACAGTCGGTGGCGCGGCAGATTCAGGTACTCCACGCATTCCTGCTGCGCTTGGATGACACTCTTCTCGACGATGCTGTGCTCGTTCAGGGCCGCAACGAACGTCAGCGACACCACCAggaaccaccagcagcaggagcagcaacgGTCGAAGATCATACTGGAGGGGCTGTCGAACCGTAACTAACACTCCACGGACCCTTTACACGTGAACCAGCCCGACGGAGGCGCCTTTTTAGTACGACctctgttttccttttgtcCATGCATACCGCGATACGGACGTGTGGCGCAGGGTAAACAACATCTGGTGCCAAACTTTCTGCGGCCCACCGTATCACCGGTAACGCGGTCTCGTGACGCGTCCACATCTTGGACGAAATGCTATTTTATCAACGCTTTTATCTCGTTTGGCCGCTCAATTAAAAGACCGTGGCCGTCTTGAAgccattttattgtttgtttcaccCAGGGCTGACTTCAGCGCTCTCTGACCACACCAGAAGTCCTTATCGTATGCATCAACCCGTTAACCTCGGCCCAGAAAAGCCCTTGGCCACGTACGCGCCACACGTGCTGATACCGTGTACATGTGCGTGGTCCGTTGATTAAGTtcgaaattaaataaactcACTGCGGACACCGTGTCAACCCGGGTCCGACCCGGGGCCGTGATGAAATTCTGGTGGGTGTCAACGATACCAAGACCCTACGGCGGTCCAAACCAGCTGGCGAGTTGCCTGGCAGCTTTCCAGAGTTACGTTTCGAAAGGAACGTGGCGCCACCAGGAATCAGGAATTTTAGTACGAATTATTTCGCGAGTTGTAATTAATTGGCAATTGATACGAACTTTTCCTCATCAACGCCCACGAGAATGGTCGGTGCCAGTGTTTCGATACAGATAACAACCGTCGGAATGGCCGAGGACATTGGGCCGTGAATTAACCACCTTTTTAAAGAGAAAGGATGTGATGGGTTGAAAATATTGCTTCAAGAGGCTGAtgattaaaaatgaatgaaaatgagaGGGACAGAATGACAAATGGCAATAACTTAACTCTACGCAACCGTTCTGTCCTCATCCTTGAGTTGCTATTAGCGCAGCTGTCTGTCGTTTGAGAACCTTCGCTGAATTGTTCTTCGGGATCTTTGATGGAATTGAAggattgtttgccgtttggtGCCCAATTCAGGAAAACTTCAATTGGGTTGTCACTTCCATCGATAGGACAATTCCCCGTCACCACCTAAACCAACATCAGTTCCTAGTGTCActgtggcaaaagaaaagatAAACCCTTCTCACCAGCAATCACGAGCGGTTCGAACTATGTTTGCCGTTCCTTCCGTCCCGGCTCCGTGCATAAGTTTGTTGCAAAGCTGAAAAGTGTCACCatagcaaccaaaaaaaaaaacacatcaggaaaatggcgaaattggAAAGTAAAATTTTTCACACCGCCAACCGCGAACGATGGAAGTCTGACCACAAATGTGTTTGGAGATATCGGAATGGATGTAAATCACCGTCCGAACTACGGCATCGTACTCGGGAAAAGGAAGGCTTCCGATCGGATGGGTTTAGAAGAGCGACACAGgcgacagcaacagcaaacatgGCCCTCCGGTTCGAGCACAGCACTCGATCAAAATAGGCGGCGGCTAAGCGGCCAAGATTTATGCTCCGACCGGGGGGATATCGGCCCGTTTGACGGCGGTCGCTGTCAACACGAACTGCAATGCTTACCTAACCAATGTGGCCCCACCGTGAAACGCTGATCTATCGATGACTAACAACCGACGAAACGAGCGGGGACAGTAGTcgcaaaaacgaaacatgccCCCGGC encodes the following:
- the LOC131208227 gene encoding general odorant-binding protein 45-like — protein: MIFDRCCSCCWWFLVVSLTFVAALNEHSIVEKSVIQAQQECVEYLNLPRHRLYEYLGRNYANDAKTECMIRCVGLNLDWWSGSGVLNEHVIAQYFFSDDGDEHYASRTKACLKHRVTANSSLCGKAFEVFQCYLEQYGELLNCPKVVPLGDERLTESVHFCLDTLEIPLAEFSQSCGVEGFKGSERSRCLLRCIVIRSGLYTDQYGVHSERYQLQFAREFNGKWDDLERDVCATRLRREGHDECSLASHILDDCYDFKTTLLPALNRTLLLLKPLMTQPEPTKGTTLRSSKQNKPT